One genomic segment of Intestinimonas butyriciproducens includes these proteins:
- a CDS encoding replicative DNA helicase yields MPEVHSQRLDLMAEQSVIGAILLTDRCLPDVERELRPTDFRLERDRALYEAALALERDGDRIDSVTILDRAQKMGAQVSRQYVLNLMELTPTAANVMEYVKLVKEESLRAALMETADRIREGIVGRESPSAVLSAAGQRLDDLASQSSLGRLVTPADGFLAFFRQRDAVEAGDARGYVCTGYMALDELLGGGMLNSGLYLLAARPGMGKTTLALNIADRVAQTDPVLFVSLEMDTEQLAAKRISRETGISANKLLMQPLTELEEAKVSQAAKSLASLAFYSNDAPTVTVDDIGTLARSIGGLRLIVVDYFGKILPPAASRRVGRVEYTTEISGALKNLARTLRLPILTLCQLNREVEGRQIKRPQLSDLRDTGALEQDADGVIFLYREDYYADRSTVDPSVPSLLEVDLAKNRHGGVGGCTLAFSMASSRITGMSYRRPKREEIPEQFRLGEEF; encoded by the coding sequence ATGCCGGAAGTACATAGCCAGAGGCTGGATCTTATGGCCGAACAGAGCGTCATCGGCGCCATCCTCCTCACGGACCGGTGTCTTCCGGATGTGGAGCGGGAGCTCCGCCCAACAGATTTCCGCCTGGAGAGAGACCGGGCCCTCTACGAGGCGGCCCTGGCCTTGGAGCGGGATGGGGATAGGATCGACTCCGTGACCATCCTGGACCGTGCCCAGAAAATGGGGGCGCAGGTCTCACGGCAATATGTGCTGAATCTCATGGAACTCACCCCCACCGCCGCCAATGTGATGGAGTATGTCAAGCTGGTCAAGGAGGAGAGCCTTCGGGCGGCGCTGATGGAGACCGCTGATCGCATCCGAGAGGGCATTGTGGGACGGGAGTCGCCGTCCGCCGTCCTCTCCGCAGCCGGGCAGAGGCTGGATGACTTGGCGTCCCAGAGCAGCCTTGGGCGGCTGGTCACTCCGGCAGACGGCTTTCTGGCCTTTTTCCGCCAGCGGGACGCTGTGGAGGCCGGGGACGCCAGGGGCTATGTCTGCACCGGCTATATGGCCCTGGACGAGCTGCTGGGAGGCGGGATGCTCAACTCCGGACTCTATCTCCTGGCCGCAAGGCCCGGCATGGGGAAAACGACCCTGGCTCTTAACATTGCCGACCGGGTGGCCCAAACTGATCCGGTATTATTTGTCTCCCTGGAAATGGACACAGAACAACTAGCAGCTAAGCGGATCTCCCGAGAGACCGGCATCTCCGCCAACAAACTGCTGATGCAACCCCTTACAGAGTTGGAGGAGGCCAAGGTCAGTCAGGCCGCAAAGTCCCTGGCAAGCCTGGCATTTTACTCCAACGACGCCCCCACGGTAACGGTTGACGACATTGGCACTCTGGCCCGCAGCATTGGCGGACTGCGGCTCATCGTGGTGGACTATTTTGGCAAGATCCTACCCCCGGCCGCCTCCCGCCGGGTCGGGCGGGTGGAGTATACCACCGAGATTTCCGGCGCCCTGAAAAATCTGGCCCGGACGCTCCGTCTCCCCATCCTGACCCTGTGTCAGCTCAACCGGGAGGTGGAGGGGCGGCAGATCAAGCGGCCTCAGCTCTCTGACCTGCGGGACACCGGGGCCCTGGAGCAGGACGCCGACGGGGTGATCTTCCTCTACCGGGAGGACTACTACGCCGACCGCAGCACAGTGGACCCCAGCGTCCCATCTCTCCTGGAGGTGGATCTGGCCAAAAACCGACACGGCGGCGTTGGGGGCTGCACACTGGCCTTTTCCATGGCGTCCAGCCGGATCACCGGGATGTCCTACCGGAGGCCAAAGCGGGAGGAAATACCGGAGCAATTTAGACTCGGAGAGGAGTTTTGA
- a CDS encoding helix-turn-helix domain-containing protein yields the protein MAGTERPAYWAVIPASVRYDTELSPNAKLLYGEVTALSDKLGYCYAQNSYFSKLFGLSDRSITRLFAALAERGYLRVDVIRDEATQEVLERRIYAVYSQEESEPPPDKIVGSSDNFDTTPPDTREVLERRIYAVCGQEAAAPPPDKIVGTPPDNFVTTPPDKNVQENNTSIEYIPPIVPQGGQAKKKKTKSVPTWKPERFEAFWAFYPRHEDRVSAVREWDRLKPDDALIDAIARALKWQVRAEDWPAPYACRYLRNQRWTDEPKQGGKVGPPKARARQLTGWHTEVINGEEVLVPDAGST from the coding sequence ATGGCGGGCACAGAACGACCGGCATACTGGGCAGTCATCCCCGCATCCGTCCGGTACGACACGGAACTATCTCCCAATGCCAAGCTGCTTTACGGCGAGGTGACCGCCCTCTCGGACAAGCTGGGGTACTGCTATGCCCAAAACAGCTACTTTTCAAAGCTGTTCGGCCTGTCTGACCGGAGCATCACCCGGCTTTTTGCCGCGCTGGCGGAGCGGGGGTATTTGCGGGTGGACGTGATCCGGGACGAGGCTACGCAGGAGGTGCTGGAGCGGCGGATCTATGCTGTATACAGTCAAGAGGAATCCGAACCCCCTCCCGACAAAATTGTCGGGAGCTCTGACAATTTTGATACTACCCCTCCCGACACGCGGGAGGTGCTGGAGCGACGGATCTATGCCGTATGCGGACAGGAGGCAGCAGCACCCCCTCCCGACAAAATTGTCGGGACCCCTCCTGACAATTTTGTCACCACCCCTCCCGACAAAAATGTCCAGGAGAATAATACAAGTATAGAATATATACCCCCTATAGTCCCCCAAGGGGGACAGGCCAAAAAGAAGAAAACAAAGAGCGTCCCCACCTGGAAGCCTGAGCGGTTCGAGGCATTCTGGGCGTTCTACCCCCGCCATGAAGACCGGGTATCCGCCGTGCGGGAATGGGACAGGCTCAAGCCGGATGACGCGCTCATCGACGCCATTGCCCGGGCGCTCAAGTGGCAGGTGAGGGCCGAGGACTGGCCGGCGCCCTACGCCTGCCGGTACCTCCGAAACCAGCGGTGGACAGACGAGCCTAAACAGGGCGGCAAGGTGGGACCACCCAAGGCGCGGGCCAGACAGCTCACCGGATGGCACACGGAGGTCATCAACGGGGAGGAGGTGCTTGTGCCGGATGCCGGAAGTACATAG
- a CDS encoding BOW99_gp33 family protein: MKEGVKVTNIMADGSICEDLSTYLDNHELPEDAKSLIVDFIRAGRKIREAQGG; this comes from the coding sequence GTGAAAGAAGGAGTCAAGGTCACAAATATCATGGCCGACGGGTCCATCTGCGAAGACCTGAGCACGTACTTAGACAATCACGAACTACCGGAGGACGCGAAGTCGCTCATTGTCGATTTCATCCGGGCGGGCCGGAAGATCAGGGAGGCGCAAGGCGGGTAA
- a CDS encoding HNH endonuclease: MYYTPAWRDDLRPTQLLREPFCRECAKQGQRVRATRVDHKIPHRGDWALFTDRRNLQSLCERHHNQKTALEMAERQRRKRQK; encoded by the coding sequence ATGTATTATACGCCAGCATGGCGGGATGATCTTCGGCCCACACAGCTCCTGCGGGAGCCGTTCTGCCGCGAGTGCGCTAAACAGGGACAGCGGGTCAGGGCCACGCGGGTGGACCACAAGATTCCGCACCGTGGAGACTGGGCGCTATTCACGGACCGCCGAAATCTCCAGAGCCTATGTGAGCGGCATCACAACCAAAAAACGGCTCTGGAGATGGCCGAAAGACAGCGCAGAAAGCGCCAAAAGTAA
- a CDS encoding terminase large subunit yields the protein MEVSRPENGQFVCDFVERLPTTDTGKPFHLYDWQRETLMEFYGSMDRDEGSGEELRKYQYLYLEIPKKNGKSELAAALALYHLFGDGELNAEVYLCAADRDNAGIVFRAAVFMLETAPWTAKMIARGELKVIRSQKRVEYRQRKRAENGTVRWVTVGQLAVMSSESFSKHGYKPSCVIFDELHAQPNREMWDVMTGAAGAAHDQPVWIVLTTAGDDPDRKSIGWEIHEKAVDIRDARRLRTILREGGDPKEVLSLRKAAPDELASAMEKLLARDQSNWLPVLYGLTALYGDDPEDLAGVDIWDEGFWRRCNPSLGQHLKLRALRLEAQEAKRSPAGEKLFRWLRLNQWISVKAVGWIPLTLYDKTQWGPSAKAEREAWLGRLRGLKCYGGLDLSTTTDLTALTLLFPPQPGLEHWVALFQAWRPEDGVREAEQRDHVPYQDWARAGFLTLCPGDMIDFPQVEEAVADAAGRYELALLGVDPYLSRTLTQRLMDRGVQVVEIPQTMPSMSPAMKELERLIRAHRMLHIHNTCARWCFGNVRCAVDGNENMKPMKNRSIGRIDIAVAWIIAMATAIVAENQPIDLAAAMKRPDFSL from the coding sequence ATGGAAGTGAGCAGACCGGAGAACGGGCAGTTTGTGTGCGACTTTGTGGAGCGGCTGCCGACCACGGACACGGGAAAGCCCTTTCACCTGTATGACTGGCAGAGGGAGACGCTGATGGAGTTTTACGGCTCCATGGATCGGGACGAGGGAAGCGGGGAGGAGCTGCGTAAATACCAGTATCTCTACCTGGAGATCCCAAAGAAGAACGGAAAGAGCGAGCTGGCCGCCGCCCTGGCCCTCTATCATCTGTTCGGGGACGGCGAGTTGAACGCGGAAGTCTATCTGTGCGCGGCGGACCGGGATAACGCGGGGATCGTGTTTCGGGCGGCGGTGTTCATGCTGGAAACGGCGCCCTGGACCGCGAAGATGATCGCCAGGGGCGAGCTGAAGGTCATCCGATCTCAGAAGCGGGTGGAGTACCGGCAGAGAAAGCGGGCGGAAAACGGGACCGTGCGGTGGGTCACGGTGGGGCAACTGGCGGTAATGTCCTCGGAGTCCTTTTCTAAACACGGCTACAAGCCCTCCTGCGTGATCTTCGACGAGCTCCACGCCCAGCCCAACCGTGAGATGTGGGACGTCATGACGGGTGCCGCCGGCGCGGCCCATGACCAACCGGTATGGATCGTGCTGACCACGGCGGGAGACGACCCGGACCGGAAGAGCATCGGATGGGAAATCCACGAAAAGGCGGTGGATATCCGGGACGCCCGCCGGCTCCGGACCATCCTGCGGGAGGGCGGAGACCCCAAAGAGGTCCTCTCCCTGCGCAAGGCCGCGCCCGATGAGTTAGCGTCCGCCATGGAGAAACTGCTGGCCCGGGATCAGAGCAATTGGCTGCCGGTGCTGTACGGACTCACCGCCCTGTACGGAGACGACCCGGAGGACCTGGCCGGGGTGGACATCTGGGACGAGGGATTCTGGCGGCGCTGCAACCCCTCCCTGGGGCAGCATCTGAAGCTGCGGGCCCTGCGTCTGGAGGCCCAGGAGGCCAAACGGAGCCCGGCGGGGGAGAAACTGTTCCGGTGGCTGCGGCTCAACCAGTGGATCAGCGTGAAGGCGGTGGGGTGGATACCCCTGACCCTCTACGACAAGACCCAGTGGGGGCCCTCCGCCAAAGCCGAGCGGGAGGCATGGCTTGGGCGCCTGCGTGGACTCAAGTGCTACGGGGGGTTGGACCTCTCCACCACGACGGACCTGACGGCCCTGACCCTGCTGTTCCCTCCTCAGCCAGGACTGGAGCACTGGGTGGCGCTGTTCCAGGCGTGGCGGCCGGAGGATGGCGTGAGGGAGGCCGAGCAGCGGGACCACGTGCCCTATCAGGACTGGGCGAGGGCCGGGTTCCTGACCCTTTGCCCGGGGGATATGATCGACTTCCCCCAGGTGGAGGAGGCGGTGGCCGACGCTGCCGGGCGCTACGAGCTGGCGCTGCTGGGGGTAGACCCCTACCTCAGCCGGACGCTGACCCAGCGGCTGATGGACCGGGGCGTCCAGGTGGTGGAGATTCCGCAGACCATGCCGTCGATGTCGCCGGCCATGAAAGAGCTTGAGCGGCTGATCCGGGCCCACCGAATGCTCCACATCCATAACACCTGCGCCCGGTGGTGCTTTGGAAACGTCCGGTGCGCGGTGGATGGCAACGAGAACATGAAGCCCATGAAGAACCGGAGCATTGGGCGCATCGATATCGCGGTGGCCTGGATCATCGCCATGGCTACGGCGATTGTGGCGGAAAATCAGCCCATCGACCTGGCGGCCGCTATGAAACGGCCTGATTTCAGTCTGTGA
- a CDS encoding cysteine-rich KTR domain-containing protein, producing the protein MQAEKKTDKLIIKDGWLMCPSCRRRKVLQVRPDTSAKNLIVYCRDCRTETMVDIEQGQCFESRCR; encoded by the coding sequence TTGCAAGCTGAGAAAAAAACTGATAAACTGATCATCAAGGACGGATGGTTGATGTGTCCCTCCTGCCGACGGCGTAAGGTCCTCCAGGTGAGGCCGGATACCTCGGCCAAAAATCTCATCGTCTACTGCCGGGATTGCCGGACAGAAACGATGGTCGATATCGAGCAGGGCCAGTGCTTTGAGAGCCGGTGCCGATGA
- a CDS encoding radical SAM protein, with the protein MDGHSGFPNLALMHLSAWHKARADAVEWWDGFKTYDRVYMSKVFTFSSDVETVIRANEVIRGGTGYKDYGSLPPEIEATSPDYSMYPHVTHAVGFLTRGCIRNCPWCIVPRKEGEIRPASTWEEIKRPDSRDLVLLDNNVLAHPHGLEQIDKMGHAQVRVDFNQGLDARLITPEIARLLSRLRWIRFVRLSCDTASMLPVIEQAAAYMREAGIAPSRFWCYMLVQDVDEAHRRALALDKLGITPFAQPYRDYDGGEPTTEQRRFARWVNMRAAFKSCKWEDFRG; encoded by the coding sequence GTGGATGGTCACAGTGGGTTCCCCAATTTGGCGTTGATGCATTTGTCCGCATGGCACAAGGCGAGAGCCGACGCTGTGGAGTGGTGGGATGGGTTTAAAACCTACGACCGGGTATACATGAGCAAGGTATTTACGTTTTCATCGGACGTGGAGACCGTCATCCGGGCGAATGAGGTGATCCGTGGCGGTACCGGGTACAAGGACTATGGCAGTCTGCCGCCGGAGATAGAGGCAACCTCACCGGATTACAGCATGTATCCACACGTAACGCATGCGGTCGGATTTTTGACAAGAGGTTGCATCCGTAATTGTCCGTGGTGTATTGTGCCACGCAAAGAGGGGGAGATACGCCCGGCCTCCACCTGGGAGGAGATCAAGCGGCCTGACAGCCGTGACCTGGTGCTATTGGACAACAATGTCCTGGCCCATCCGCATGGCCTGGAGCAGATCGATAAGATGGGGCATGCGCAGGTACGGGTAGATTTTAATCAGGGTTTGGACGCCCGGCTAATTACGCCGGAGATTGCCAGACTGTTGTCAAGGCTGCGGTGGATACGGTTTGTGCGCCTGAGCTGCGACACGGCGTCTATGCTCCCGGTGATCGAGCAGGCGGCGGCCTATATGAGGGAGGCGGGGATTGCACCGTCACGATTTTGGTGCTACATGCTGGTGCAGGATGTGGATGAGGCACACCGGCGTGCGCTGGCACTGGACAAGCTTGGCATTACCCCGTTTGCGCAGCCGTACAGGGATTATGACGGCGGTGAGCCGACTACAGAGCAGCGCAGGTTCGCGCGATGGGTCAATATGCGGGCCGCGTTTAAGTCGTGTAAATGGGAGGACTTTAGAGGGTGA
- a CDS encoding rolling circle replication-associated protein, with translation MAVLTHIDRVPFGAPTPEEIAHDKIAKQHFLEYCDSGKCIRIEMAKCIKSITAGLLHLEILGKVPDLSGQRRRGRRQVPTSPGQQFYNLKCSWRELELTLATNFGARDWVLVFTYDDAHLPDNKKSADTCFQRFVRRYRAARRKRGEELRYIYNTEGFHECRCYDHFDEDGELENRRLHHHVVLNCVSLEDLEEVRSLWQGGGYIRAEPLDVHYYRELAKYMTKEAREFGRAKPGERTWRGSRNLKKYQVEYIEIPSDSVTLAPPMGAVDYESFSEKNPYGFADCVGARYLLFPEREPERYTYNIGRRQGPLNNFPA, from the coding sequence ATGGCTGTACTGACGCACATTGACCGGGTACCCTTTGGCGCTCCGACGCCGGAAGAAATTGCCCACGACAAAATAGCAAAGCAACACTTTTTGGAATACTGCGACAGCGGAAAATGCATCAGAATTGAGATGGCGAAGTGTATCAAATCCATCACGGCGGGTCTTTTGCACCTGGAGATCCTGGGGAAAGTCCCGGACTTAAGCGGACAGCGCCGACGGGGCAGGCGACAGGTACCCACTTCGCCCGGTCAGCAGTTCTACAATCTGAAGTGCTCCTGGAGAGAGTTGGAGCTGACTCTGGCGACTAACTTCGGTGCCCGAGACTGGGTGCTGGTCTTTACATACGACGATGCTCACCTCCCGGACAACAAGAAGAGTGCTGATACTTGCTTCCAGAGGTTTGTCCGGAGATATCGCGCGGCCCGCCGAAAACGGGGCGAAGAGCTCCGATATATATACAACACGGAGGGCTTTCACGAATGTCGATGTTACGACCACTTTGACGAGGACGGAGAGTTGGAGAACAGACGGCTCCACCACCATGTAGTGCTCAATTGTGTGTCGCTGGAGGACCTGGAGGAGGTGCGGAGCCTGTGGCAGGGGGGAGGTTATATTCGGGCGGAGCCTTTGGACGTCCATTATTATCGGGAACTTGCCAAGTACATGACGAAGGAGGCCCGGGAGTTTGGGCGGGCCAAGCCGGGAGAGAGGACTTGGCGGGGGTCTAGAAATCTCAAAAAATACCAGGTGGAGTACATTGAGATCCCGAGCGACAGCGTTACCCTTGCTCCGCCGATGGGAGCCGTGGATTATGAGAGCTTCAGTGAGAAAAACCCATACGGCTTTGCGGACTGTGTGGGGGCCCGGTATCTCCTTTTTCCTGAGCGGGAGCCGGAACGCTATACCTATAATATAGGACGGCGGCAAGGGCCGCTTAATAATTTTCCCGCTTGA
- a CDS encoding dATP/dGTP diphosphohydrolase domain-containing protein, protein MIILTDHISNQHAKADAGKPRPTLVPVSLIEAVAAVRMFGCAKYHDPDNWRQVEPQRYRDALYRHWLAYLKGEHYDHESGLPHLWHLARNAAFLIEMGGGGDGN, encoded by the coding sequence GTGATCATCTTGACAGATCATATTAGCAATCAGCATGCCAAAGCCGACGCCGGAAAGCCGCGCCCCACGCTGGTACCGGTCTCGCTGATCGAGGCCGTGGCAGCGGTACGCATGTTTGGGTGCGCCAAGTACCACGATCCGGACAACTGGCGTCAGGTTGAGCCGCAGCGCTACAGGGATGCTTTGTACCGGCACTGGCTGGCCTATCTCAAAGGCGAGCATTACGATCATGAGAGCGGATTGCCTCACCTGTGGCATTTGGCCCGCAATGCGGCGTTTTTGATCGAGATGGGAGGTGGTGGAGATGGCAATTAA
- a CDS encoding phage terminase small subunit P27 family, translating into MPGPRQPTDVLKANGRKHMTQAEEDARRDQEVHVPPPERAEPPAWLMKRFHREFQEIGEILRLAGLYAELDRDVLGQFLVSRDRWVRADKLASAAIRAKDEKLAREWTGVQSSYFKQCRQCAEAMGLSVSSRCRLVVPPALAAAAVEADEVDEFTQALRARQARAAGK; encoded by the coding sequence ATGCCGGGACCCAGACAGCCCACAGACGTTTTAAAGGCGAACGGGCGCAAGCACATGACACAGGCCGAGGAGGACGCACGGCGGGACCAGGAGGTCCACGTTCCTCCTCCGGAGCGGGCAGAGCCGCCCGCCTGGCTCATGAAGCGGTTTCACCGGGAGTTTCAGGAGATTGGGGAAATTCTGCGGCTGGCCGGACTGTACGCGGAACTGGACCGGGATGTGCTGGGCCAGTTCTTGGTGTCCAGGGACCGCTGGGTGCGGGCCGACAAGCTGGCCTCCGCCGCCATCCGGGCCAAGGATGAGAAGCTGGCCCGTGAGTGGACCGGAGTGCAGAGCAGCTATTTCAAGCAGTGCAGACAGTGTGCGGAAGCCATGGGACTGTCGGTCTCCTCCAGGTGCCGCCTGGTGGTCCCGCCGGCGCTTGCCGCCGCCGCCGTGGAGGCGGATGAAGTGGACGAGTTTACCCAGGCTCTGCGGGCCAGACAGGCCAGAGCGGCGGGGAAATAG
- a CDS encoding phage portal protein, whose product MSIAQGIRVLARVPTRRKAVTAESMIAAGYPPMGTDTNESLARKLSAVDRCIEILSDSMGKLPSFIMDSRTRERVDLPLLQLLNVRPNAAMSPFVAKKVVETSRLVTGNGYEWILRSPRTGRITEIIPVPGELVEPWRDQSGRVWYTVTHPWTGEPMRLPQEDICHYKAASRDGLKGVGVLRRASEVIASSLAAQQYERAYYENGGQPSGVLRTESDLGGYAEDPEGKPLTRSDGSWITRKDQLRSEWEKVHAGPNNSHRVAILDFGLDYKPLSVSNQDAQFIESREVSVRDIARYFGVPLYKLQEGKQAYGSNEQNAIEYVVGTLHPNVSQYEEERTWKLLTRSQVDAGLEVRINMMAELRGDTSARGQWYKDMMQEGPFSVNDVRALEDMPDVPGGDERRASLNYVPLRDWPELSRIRAETGRRES is encoded by the coding sequence GTGAGTATTGCCCAGGGTATCCGGGTCCTGGCCCGGGTCCCCACGAGGCGTAAAGCAGTGACGGCTGAGTCCATGATTGCCGCCGGCTATCCGCCCATGGGGACGGACACCAACGAAAGCCTCGCCCGCAAGCTCTCAGCGGTGGATCGGTGCATAGAAATCCTCAGCGACTCCATGGGGAAGCTGCCCTCCTTCATTATGGACAGCCGGACCCGGGAGCGGGTGGACCTGCCGCTGCTTCAATTGCTCAACGTGCGTCCCAACGCGGCTATGAGTCCGTTTGTGGCCAAGAAAGTGGTGGAGACCAGCCGTCTGGTCACCGGAAACGGATATGAATGGATTCTGCGCAGCCCACGTACCGGGCGCATCACCGAGATTATCCCGGTGCCCGGGGAGCTGGTGGAGCCATGGCGGGATCAGAGCGGCCGGGTGTGGTACACGGTGACCCATCCCTGGACGGGGGAACCCATGCGCCTGCCGCAGGAGGATATCTGCCACTACAAAGCGGCCTCCCGGGACGGGCTGAAGGGCGTGGGGGTCCTCCGCCGGGCCAGCGAGGTCATCGCCTCCAGCCTGGCGGCCCAACAATACGAGCGGGCCTACTATGAAAACGGTGGCCAGCCCTCCGGCGTGCTGCGCACCGAGAGCGATCTGGGTGGATATGCCGAGGACCCGGAGGGGAAGCCGCTGACCCGCTCCGACGGCTCATGGATTACCCGGAAGGACCAGCTGAGGAGCGAATGGGAGAAGGTCCACGCCGGGCCCAACAACAGCCACCGGGTGGCCATCCTGGACTTCGGCCTGGACTACAAGCCCCTGTCGGTGAGCAACCAGGACGCCCAGTTTATTGAGAGCAGGGAGGTGTCGGTCCGGGATATCGCCCGGTATTTCGGCGTGCCGCTCTACAAACTCCAGGAGGGCAAACAGGCATATGGGTCCAACGAGCAAAACGCCATCGAGTACGTGGTGGGAACGCTTCACCCCAATGTGAGCCAGTACGAGGAGGAGCGGACCTGGAAACTGCTGACCAGGAGCCAGGTGGACGCTGGTCTGGAAGTCCGCATCAACATGATGGCGGAGCTACGGGGCGACACCTCCGCCCGGGGCCAGTGGTACAAGGATATGATGCAGGAGGGACCCTTCTCCGTCAACGATGTGAGGGCCCTGGAGGATATGCCGGATGTGCCGGGGGGCGACGAGCGGCGGGCCAGCCTCAACTATGTACCCCTGCGGGATTGGCCGGAGTTGAGCCGTATCCGGGCGGAGACCGGCAGAAGGGAGAGTTAA